ATTGCTCCAAACCGGTCAGATGACGCAGCAATCCTTCCGGATCATCCGTCCGGACGGGACGATGCGCACCGTGATGAGCCGTGGCGAGGTGATTGTGGCGCCTGACGGGCGTCCGCTGCAGGCCATGGGCGTGCTGATCGATGTGAGCGACCGCGAGATGCTGGCGCGCGCACAGGCGGCGGAACGTCGGCGGAAGAGGACTCTTTTCGAGCAAACCGGCGCGTTCACCTCCGCAACTCCCGTCTATCCCTACACCGACTTCTCACCAGAATGGCTGGAGCTGGTCGGGCTGCCGCGGAAGGAATTGCTCGAGGAGCCGACGCTCCCTGTCTTGAAGGAGGAGCGCGCCCGCTGGCGCGACCATGGTCGCGAACTCTATCTGGCGCGACAGGTCGTCCACACACAGCCCCGTCTCATCCTGGCCAGCGGCGAGATCAGACCGTATCGGATGGTGATGGTGCCGATGCGGAACGCTGCCGGCGGCCCAGACGGCTGGGTGAACTACATCGCGCCCCTTCAACTCACCGGGATGACGCCCGGCGCGGTGCGGCAGAGCCTGGAACAGCTCGTCCGCGGGTTTCATCTACGCGCGGGTCGCGCCCTGCTCGGATGGTCGATGCAGCAACTCGCCGAAGCGGCTGGCCTTTCTTTTTCGACCGTTCGCCGGCTCGAAGACGAAGACGTGAGTGCCTCCCGGCGCGCCTGCCAAGCGACAATCCAGGCGCTCCGAAGCCACGGCATCGTCTTTTCATTCATGGAAGATGGGACTTTGGCGCTCGGCAAGCGGTGAATGTTCCTCAGCCACGGCACACGGGACGCAATGTGGTCGGTGGCGATGACTCAGCGGCTCGAAGCTCGCTTGCTGCAAGCTGGGCGCACCCCGGAAGTGCATCTGTTGGCGGGCCAGGATCACAGCCCGCATGGCGAGGATGAGAACGAGCACCACCTCAGGCTCATCACATTCCTGCGGCGGACGCTGGAGGCCGCTTAGAGCACCATCCGAGCGTGATGAAACGGCTAGCGAGGTGACGGGTTGGTCGGCGAAGGAGAGCGCCGATGTCCTCAGCCCTGTCCGTCGATCTGCGTCAGCGCGTGGTCGTTGCCGTCGCGGCCGGCGCCTCCCGGCACAAAGCTGCCGAACGCTTTGGGGTCAGCCTGGCGAGCGCCAGTCGGTGGTGTGATCGCTTCGCCCGTGAGGGCCACGTCGCGCCCAAGCCGATGGGCGGTGATCAGCGCTCGCACCAGATCGAGGCGCGGGCCGACCTGATCGTCTCCCTCTACGAGGCGCAGCCCGGCATCTACCTGCACGAACTCCGTGCGGCTCTCGCCGAGCACGGCATCTGCGTGGCCCAGAGTAGCCTCTCGCGCTTCTTCAAGCGCCACGGCATCTCGCGAAAAAAAGTACGGGGCACGCGGCCGAGCAGGACCGGGAGGACGTGAGAGCTGCGCGCGAGGCGTGGTTCGAGGGCCAACTCGACCTCGACCCAGATCGCCTCGTTTTCATCGACGAGACCGCAGCCAACACCGCCATGGCCCGGCGCTACGGGCGCGCTCCACGGGGCGAACGCTGCCGGATGAGCGTGCCACAGGGCCACTGGAAAACCACCACCGTCACGGCGGGTCTGCGCACCAGCGGCATCACCGCACCCTGGCTGCTGGACGGTGCCATGAACGGGCATGCCTTCCGCACCTACGTGGCCGACGTGCTCGCTCCAACGCTCCAGCCCGGCGACACGGTCGTCATGGACAACCTGCCAGCCCACAAGGTCAGCGGCGTCCGCGAGCAGATCGAGGTGGTGGGAGCCCGGCTGCTCTACCTCCCAGCCTACTCGCCCGACTTCAACCCGATCGAGATGGCCTTCGCGAAGCTGAAGGCGCTGCTGCGCTGCGCCGCGGCGCGAACCATCCCAGATCTCTGGGACGCCATACGGCGCAGCCTAACCCGCTTCGCGCCAGCTGAATGTCGAGC
The genomic region above belongs to Methylorubrum extorquens and contains:
- a CDS encoding PAS domain-containing protein — its product is MVEGFGLTGTWSWTFAANEHVWSPGLFRILGLEPNSARPEYGLLLALVHPEDRDNVTSTSELLQTGQMTQQSFRIIRPDGTMRTVMSRGEVIVAPDGRPLQAMGVLIDVSDREMLARAQAAERRRKRTLFEQTGAFTSATPVYPYTDFSPEWLELVGLPRKELLEEPTLPVLKEERARWRDHGRELYLARQVVHTQPRLILASGEIRPYRMVMVPMRNAAGGPDGWVNYIAPLQLTGMTPGAVRQSLEQLVRGFHLRAGRALLGWSMQQLAEAAGLSFSTVRRLEDEDVSASRRACQATIQALRSHGIVFSFMEDGTLALGKR